The Blautia obeum ATCC 29174 region CGCGCTGACCTTTCTGCGCTTCTTCAAGCAATACCTGATTGATCTGTTCCTGTGGCATCGTATGCTTATCAGCACGTTTTCCTACATCGATCAGACGAGCCGTGGTCGGCACTTTTGCAAGGACCCCCTGCCCCACCAGGCTGTCATATACCACGACCTCCGCCTGCTGAAGCACTTCCATACCTTTCAGTGTGAAAAGCCCGATATCACCCGGTCCGGCTCCCACAAGCCACACTTTTCCTTTTTTCATACTGGCTCTCCTCCTGTATATTTGTCGTTCTCCTGTTCTTCATGCTCACGCTTCATTTGTTCGGCCAGACACATACCCAGGCGGGCCGCTTCTGTCTTTGGTCCTCGGATACTGTCTTTAAAATATCTGCCATCTTTTTCCCTGTAATAAAGTCCTCGAAGAAACAGCTCCTCACCTTCCACAATACCAAATGCAGCAACCGGTGAGGAACAGCCTCCGTCCAGATATCTGACAAAAGCTCTTTCTGCAGTGCCTGCTATCCATGCATCCTCGTCCTTATATCCACTCAGATATTCATATTTCAGGCCTTTATGTCCCTGTACGGCAAGAATCCCCTGTCCGGCTGCCGGAAGAATCTCATCTGCTGAAAAATAACGATGAATTCTTTTTTCCAGGCCCAGACGCTTCAGGCCTGCTGCCGCAAGGATCAGCCCCGCATATTCTCCTGCATCCAGCTTACGCAGTCTTGTCTGAAGATTTCCCCTGATACTTTTCACTTTCATATCCGGATAAATTGTTTGCAGCTGCAAAGTGCGACGAAGACTGGAACAGCCCAGAGGTTTCAAAGGATCCAGGCTGGCTGCACCCTCCGGCAGCACCAGAACATCTCTCGGATCCTCTCTTCTGGAAAAAGCAAGCAGTGGCAGGTCTTCCGGAACTTCCATCGGCATGTCTTTCAGACTGTGCACAGACAGCATTGTTCTGCCTTCCAGCAATGCCTTGTCCAGTTCTTTTACAAAAAGGCCTTTTCCGCCAACTTTGTCAAGTGTCCGGTCAAGGATTTTGTCTCCAGTTGTTTTCATTGTAAGAATTTCAACATCCAGTCCCGGATGCTGTTCTTTTATGTAATCACGTACCATCTCACTCTGTAAAACAGCAAGACGGCTCTCTCTGCTTCCGATAATAACTTTATTCTTCGCTGTTGTCTGTATCATCTGATGCCTCCATTGCTTCCTGAATTGCCAAGCGGACTTTTTTGGCTCTGCTGTGATCCAGGCCACTGGCGGTAATTCCGATCACAACTTCATCTTTCATATAAATACCCGGGAAATAGAAATCGCATTTACTCTTATCGTCTGCAACATTGACATAAATTCCCTCTTCTTTACAGACGCGGTATATCTCATCGTTTAATTTCCAGTCGTTTGTAGCTGCGATCACCATATATGCCATATCAAAATCTGACCTTTTTACCGGACGTGTAATCAGATTGACATAACCGGTTTTGCCAAGTTCCTGCAGCTCCATAGTCGATTTCGGTGCAATTGCCGTAATATTTCTTGTAAACTGCAGCAATGTCCTTATTCTCCTGGTCGCAATATTTCCGCCACCAACTACAACGATCTTTTTATCGGACAGATCAATAAACATCGGAAAATATCGTTTATTCTTCATATACTTTCTCCAATCCTGCCACACATTCCAGAAAAGCTTCCTGATTCAGGCTGTCTCTGAGCCCAAAGATCATTTTATTGACAACTTTTCCCGCTGCGGTATCCACTGCCTCGAGAAGCTGCACTCTGTCTTCTTCCTGCATAGGTGTCTTTTTGAGTATCTTTTCAATACGGAGATTCAGATCCTGAACAGCCTCTGCCTTAATCTCCTGAATTCTCGGAATTACATCTCTTCCATCCAGCCACTGAAAAAATTCAGCCATCTGTTCTTCTACGATTGCAGCTGCCCTGACCAGACTCTCATTGGCTTCCGGTGACAGTTTTTCTGTATGGAAGCTGTCCATATCATAAAGCGTAATATTTTCTTTTCTGCCCAGAGATGGTTCAATGTCTCTCGGAACCGCAAGATCCAAAAGCAAAAGTGGCTTCCGGATCGTAATGTCCCGGAACAATTCTTCCCGCAAAGTAAAATTCGGGCTGGCGGTCGCACTGACTACAATATCGCAGTTTGGCAAAAAGTTCATGCGTTCTCCATAATGAATGCGGCTGCATCCTATCGGAATACTCACCATACCACTGCGGTACTGACGGACAGTTACCGTTACATTTGCCCCTGCATCCCGCAAAGTCTGTGCTGCAACTTTTCCCATTTCACCATTTCCGATCACCATGCAGATTTTTCCATGCATATCATATCCCTGCTCTTTCAGGTGACTGACCGCCTGATGGATAACCGATGGATTTCCATGTGCAAGTGGTGCTTCTGTCTTGATTTTCTTTCCGGCTGTAACAGCCATGCGAAAAAGGACTTCCAGTATACTATCTGTCGTAAAATGTTCCCTTGCAAGGTTCAGTGCATCTTTAATCTGCGTCAGGATCTGATCTTCACCCAGAATCTGAGATTTCAGTCCTCCTGCCAGATAAAAAAGATGTTCTGCAGCCTCACGGTCTGTTCTTGAAACAAAATAAGATTCATAAGAATCATCCTGTATATTTTTAAGCTGGCAAAGGCACTGGTAAAGAGAAAGTTCCTGGTCGTCTTCGTGGCTTGCCCAAATTTCAAGACGATTGCAGGTTGAAAGTATGATACAGCCATGGATTCCTGCTGTCTCTTTGAGTTTTTCCATTGCTTCACCGGCATTTTTCTTTGTAAACGCAAACAAAGCCCGGATATCTACGGGCGCTCTGTCATGATCGATGCCTATCATGGATATTGTCATGATATGTAATTCTCCTTTGTTGATGTATAATACCCTTTCCTGAACGAAATCCACCCCTGTCTGAGGTGGATTTTCAGGAAAACATACCGTTTTTATGATAGACTTTTCATGCTGGATTGTCAATGGAATTGAATGGATTTACTCGACATTTTTAGTTGCGATGATGGCGACACCTGTATGCGCAATATCTTTAAGAATCACATCTCCGATATGCACAGGTGCAGAAACAGTAATATTTTTAAGTGCATGAATACAGTCAAAAATTTTATCTTTTGGAATATCGCTCTGTGTTTTGACAGATACCATATTTTCAACACCACCAGATACGTGAACGGTTGTTGTTACAATACGAGTCGGATCTGTTACCTCCTTCTTTCCATATATTGCACCTCTTTTACAGGTATTTCCTTCTACACTTAATACGGTTCCATTTTCTATTTTCACTGTAAGCGGGCAGCCCATTGGACAGCCAATGCATGTCAGATTTCTCGTCTCCATACTCTATTCCTCCTCAATTTTAAGTGTGATTTTATCTGCATATGGATATCCCAGCAGCTGTTCTTTTGTCAGTTTGATCTGTTCCATCTCACCAGGTGCCACTACCGGACGTTTTCTGTGGATAATTCTCTCTTTACCTAAATAACAGCTAATATAACAGTTTTTATATACTCCGCCGACGCGGAAACGAACTGTCAGCTCTTTTGCCATATGTTCTATGCGAATCACGGAAGGAACCGTATATCTTACTCCTGCTTCTGGCACCAAAAGTATTTCTCGTGCATCTTTATAGGATTCACCTGCATTCTCTTTTCTCCGAACATACATGGATGCATTCCGTCCGGCAGCTGCAGCCTCTTCCGATACAAAATCCACCAGATCATGAACATGAAGCACATTTCCACATGCAAAAACACCTTCCATGTTTGTTTCCAGGCTTTCATTTACCCTTGGGCCTGAAGTGACCGGATTCAGTTCAACTCCCATTCCACGTGAAATTTCATTTTCCGGAATCAAACCAACCGAAAGAAGCAGCGTATCACATTCATATTCTTCCTCTGTTCCAGGAATTGGCTTACCTGACTTGTCTACTTCTGCAAGAGTAATACCCTCCACTCTTTCTTTTCCTTTTATATCGATTACAGTATGGCTAAGTTTCAGCGGAATTCCAAAATCATCCAGACACTGTACAATATTTCGCTTCAATCCGCCGGAATATGGCATCAGTTCTGCAACAACTTGTACTTCTGCACCTTCCAGAGTCATTCTTCTTGCCATGATCAGACCAATATCACCTGATCCAAGAATCACAACTTTGCGTCCTGGAAGATATCCCTCAATGTTAACAAGACGCTGTGCAGTTCCTGCCGAAAAAATGCCTGCCGGACGGTATCCCGGAATATTAAGTGCTCCCCGGGAACGTTCTCTGCATCCCATTGCAAGAATCACTGCTTTTGCCTGGATCTGAAACATTCCATCTTCACGGTTTATCGCTGTTATAACCTTGTCAGCACTGATATCCATGACCATAGTGTGTAATTTATACTTTATTCCCAATTCAATAACCTGTGTGATAAAACGTCCAGCATATTCCGGTCCTGTCAGTTCTTCCTGAAATGTATGAAGACCAAATCCATTGTGAATACACTGATTCAGAATTCCTCCGAGTTCCTTGTCTCTTTCAAGAATCAAAATACTTTCTGTTCCATTCTTTCGTGCTGCAACAGCTGCCGACAATCCTGCCGGGCCACCACCAATGATTACAATATCATATGTTTTCATTTGTTTCCCTCCTGAAATGAATCTTTATTTACGCCTTCAATGATTCTGGAATCTCCGCCACATTTTGTAATTTTTCCAATTGGAGTTTCAAGTTCTCTCGCAAGAATCCCCATTGTTCTCGGTGAACAGAAGCCTGCCTGACATCGTCCCATGCCTGCTCTGGTACGTCGTTTGACACCATCAAGGGATCTGGCTCCAACAGGTCTTTTGATCGCATCAATAATTTCCCCTTCGCTTACCATTTCACATCGGCAAATAATATTTCCATAAGCCGGATTGCGACGAATATATTCGTTTCTCTCTTCAAGCGACATTGCATTCAGGTCAGCAATACCTTTTCTTGTTGATACAAAGTTTACTTTTTCTTTCAGGTCATATTTTTTCTTAAGAATATCTGCAACCATTTCTCCGATTGCCGGTGCACTGGATAATCCCGGGGATTCAATTCCGGCACAGTCTATAAAATCTTTTTCCGTTTCTCCAATAATAAAATCATCTCCGTCTTCATGGGCTCGAAGACCTGCAAAAGATGTGATCACCTGTCTTGTCGGAATATTTCTGACGCTGTTGGAGGATTTGATAAGTACCTGATCCAGCCCATCTCTTGTTGTATTTGTTCCTTCTTTATTTTCAATATCCTGTGCAGTTGGACCAATCAGCAGATTTCCATGAACAGTAGGCGTAACCAGAACACCTTTGCCAAATTTTCCCGGGAGTGCAAAAACTGTATGACTCACATGGCTGCCCGCACTTTTGTCAAGGAGACAGTATTCACCTTTACGTGGTATAATATGAATTTTCTTTTCGCTGACCATATTATGAAAACGATCAGCATAGACTCCAGCTGCATTAATAATACATTTTGTTTCATAAGTACCACTAGTTGTTTCAATTTTCCAGTTCTCTGTACCAGAAGAAATCCGTGAAATGTTTAATACTTCTGTATCAAAACGAAACTCCACTCCATTGACACAGGCATTTTCCGCAAAAGCAATCGTCATATTAAACGGACACACAATTCCACCGGTTGGCGCGTACAGAGCTGCGTACACATTTTCAGACACATTTGGTTCCATCTCCAGCACTTCATCATGATTCAAAATCCGAAGCTTCTTTACCCCATTTGTAATTCCTTTTTCATAAAGCTTCTGTAGATTTGGATAGTCTTTTTCGTCCAGACATAGCACAAGTGAACCATTCCGTTTAAATGGAAAATCCAGTTTTTCAGCCAGTTCTCCAATCAGCAGATTTCCTCTTACATTTAATTTTGCTTTCAAAGTTCCCGGTTCTGCATCGTAACCGGCATGGATGATCGCACTGTTTGCTTTGGAAGTTCCACAACATACATCTTCCTCTCTTTCCAGTACACAGGTTTTTATCTGATAACGGGACAGTTCTCTTGCAACTGCCGTACCGGTAACTCCAGCACCAATAATGATCACATCATATTTTTCCATTTTTATTTTCCTCCTCATTGTTGAATTCTATATAAGAAAAAGCCCGACAAATAAACCCATGTATCATGGATCTAATGTCAGGCTCTCTTCTCTCATGCCATCATATATTTTTATTTTTGTAATCAGTTTTCTTCATCACGTGCCCATCCGTAGGCATATTTGACTGCTTTCTCCCATCCACGAATGCGTTTACTTCGCGCTTCATCTGTGATCTCTGGGATAAAGGTCTTATCAATTGTCCAATTCTGAAGGACTTCTTCCTTGCTGGTCCAGTATTTGACAGCAAGCCCTGCCAGATAAGCAGCACCCATGGCCGTTGTCTCTACGCATCGTGGACGATTGACCGGAGCGTTAATGATATCTGCCTGCGTCTGCATCAAAAAGTCATTCGCACTGGCTCCTCCATCTACCTTAAGTGAAGCCAGTTGAATACCGGAATCTGCTCTCATGGACTGTAGCACATCATTTACCTGATATGCAAGAGAGTCCAGCGTCGCACGGATGATGTGATATTTATTTACCCCACGGGTAATTCCAACGATCGTCCCCCTCGCATACTGATCCCAGTGTGGAGCTCCCAACCCGGTAAAAGCTGGCACAACATAACAACCATTTGTATCTTTGACTTTCTTTGCCATATATTCCGAATCCTCAGCAGAATCAATCAGACGCATTTCATCTCGAAGCCACTGGATTGCAGCTCCTGCAACAAAAATCGAACCTTCCAACGCATAATTCACTTTGCCATCCAGGCCCCAGGCAATTGTCGTAACCAGGCCATTTTCGGAAAAAACAGGTTTCTCACCCGTATTCATCAGAAGAAAGCAGCCGGTACCATATGTATTTTTTGCTTCGCCTGGCTGGAAACAAGTCTGTCCGAACAATGCAGACTGCTGGTCTCCTGCAGCTCCTGCAATCGGAATTGGTCCTCCCAGGAAAGAAGGATCTGCCGTACCATAAATACAACTGGACGGTTTTGGTGTCGGAAGCATAGATTTGGGGATATTCAGTTCTTCAAGTATTTCATCATCCCACTGCAGCGTATTGATATTAAACAACATTGTTCGGGATGCGTTGGAATAATCTGTAATATGTACTGCACCCTTGGTCAGTTTCCAGATCAGCCAGGTTTCGACTGTTCCAAAAAGAAGGTCTCCACGTTCTGCTTTTTCTCTGGCTCCCGGTACATTATCCAAAATCCATTTTACCTTAGTTGCTGAAAAATACGCATCGATCACCAGCCCGGTCTTCATACGGAATTTATCGGTGAGTCCCTTTGCTTTCAGAGAATCACAATACTCAGATGTCCTGCGGCACTGCCATACGATTGCATGATAGATTGGATCACCGGTGTTTTTATCCCAGACAATTGCAGTTTCACGCTGATTCGTAATACCAATTGCCGCAATATCGCATGCCTCTGCTCCAATCATATTCATCGCTTCAACTGCTACACCAAGCATGCTTGCCCAGATTTCATCCGCATCATGCTCTACCCAGCCTGGCTTCGGAAAATACTGGTGAAATTCACGCTGTGTCACGCTGCACATTTCTCCTTTTTCGTTAAATAAGATACAACGATTGCTGGTTGTCCCCGCATCCAGCGCCATAATATATTTGTTCATATAAAAACCTCCCTTTTAAAAGTGTACTGGAATTACAAATTCCACACTTTATGATTGGTTGAAGAGACGGCTGTCGCTCCGGCAGTGAGGGCTCCCATCACGGATTCTTTGTCAGTGATCAGACCTCCGGCGATCACAGGCACTTTGATTTCAGCACACAGTCTATGTATAACTTTTGGCATTGCACCTGGAAGAACTTCAATGAAATCAGGATGTACACTGTGCTGCTGTGAAAGAATATTCTCGTATGCCATCGAATCCAAAAGGAAATAACGAAGTACCGTATACATAGAAAGTTCTCTGGCCTTTCGGACCAATGCCGGCTTTGTCGTAATGATTCCATCAGCTTCTGTATTATTCTTTAGAAATTCAACAGCAATTTCTCTCGTACTTAATCCTCCGATCAGGTCAACATGGATCATCGCAATCTTACCCGCTTCTTTAACCTTTTGTACAATGTCGGCAATAGAACAGATATCTCCAAATAAAATAAACACCACATGTATATCTGAAAGGCTGCAACACTTCTCCAGATCTTCCATATTTTTCACTGCTGCTATGATTGGGTTTTCTTCTACTGCCTCCCAGAATATACGTTCCATCTTAAGTTCCTTCCCCACTGTTCTTTGCAAAAAAAATGAGCACAAGTAAAACAGCGATCCACTGTTTCCAATATGCTCTCCTGTCTCGGCATGAATTATTTTTTATCTGAAATAAATATACCACAGATAATCAAAAAACACAATAAAAAAGAGGTTAAATCTTTTTTATTGTGTTTTTACAAAATTATCATTCTGTTTATTATACCGTTATGTATTATTATAATTTTTAATACACAAACCTATTAAGGAAGTACCCTTAAATTACCCAAAAGTTGTCCGTACAAACAACCTTCCTGTATGTTTCAAATCTAAACCATTTATTGTGTACCTCAGAGCGTTTCTCTACCGTAACCTCTTTTGCTTCCGCAAGGAATTTTTCAAGATCCGCTCTGCTCTTCACAAGCAATGCCATTCCTCTCTCATCTACAACAGGAAGTCCCGCATAACGATAGTCTTCAATCTTCTGAATATCTTCCACCTTGCCATCGCGGATCAAAACTGCTGCGCCATCCTCTACAGAAAGAATATCAAAATATTCTGGATATTTGAAGCTGTCCCCAACAGCCGGCACTTCGTCACCGACATGATAAGTCTTCTTATCAGAACCAGCTTTGGACATCATCACATTTTCAAGATTAAAATAAAATTCTTCAAATACATAACCACCGACTTTGATGTCATCTTTCTGGAAATATGGTTTCTCTCCGTCATTTTCTACTGTTTCAAGCACACCACAGGCAGATGTCATATGGCTTACGCGGTCGATCAAAATCATC contains the following coding sequences:
- the hemC gene encoding hydroxymethylbilane synthase, with protein sequence MIQTTAKNKVIIGSRESRLAVLQSEMVRDYIKEQHPGLDVEILTMKTTGDKILDRTLDKVGGKGLFVKELDKALLEGRTMLSVHSLKDMPMEVPEDLPLLAFSRREDPRDVLVLPEGAASLDPLKPLGCSSLRRTLQLQTIYPDMKVKSIRGNLQTRLRKLDAGEYAGLILAAAGLKRLGLEKRIHRYFSADEILPAAGQGILAVQGHKGLKYEYLSGYKDEDAWIAGTAERAFVRYLDGGCSSPVAAFGIVEGEELFLRGLYYREKDGRYFKDSIRGPKTEAARLGMCLAEQMKREHEEQENDKYTGGEPV
- a CDS encoding precorrin-2 dehydrogenase/sirohydrochlorin ferrochelatase family protein — encoded protein: MKNKRYFPMFIDLSDKKIVVVGGGNIATRRIRTLLQFTRNITAIAPKSTMELQELGKTGYVNLITRPVKRSDFDMAYMVIAATNDWKLNDEIYRVCKEEGIYVNVADDKSKCDFYFPGIYMKDEVVIGITASGLDHSRAKKVRLAIQEAMEASDDTDNSEE
- the hemA gene encoding glutamyl-tRNA reductase, with product MTISMIGIDHDRAPVDIRALFAFTKKNAGEAMEKLKETAGIHGCIILSTCNRLEIWASHEDDQELSLYQCLCQLKNIQDDSYESYFVSRTDREAAEHLFYLAGGLKSQILGEDQILTQIKDALNLAREHFTTDSILEVLFRMAVTAGKKIKTEAPLAHGNPSVIHQAVSHLKEQGYDMHGKICMVIGNGEMGKVAAQTLRDAGANVTVTVRQYRSGMVSIPIGCSRIHYGERMNFLPNCDIVVSATASPNFTLREELFRDITIRKPLLLLDLAVPRDIEPSLGRKENITLYDMDSFHTEKLSPEANESLVRAAAIVEEQMAEFFQWLDGRDVIPRIQEIKAEAVQDLNLRIEKILKKTPMQEEDRVQLLEAVDTAAGKVVNKMIFGLRDSLNQEAFLECVAGLEKVYEE
- a CDS encoding DUF1667 domain-containing protein; this translates as METRNLTCIGCPMGCPLTVKIENGTVLSVEGNTCKRGAIYGKKEVTDPTRIVTTTVHVSGGVENMVSVKTQSDIPKDKIFDCIHALKNITVSAPVHIGDVILKDIAHTGVAIIATKNVE
- a CDS encoding NAD(P)/FAD-dependent oxidoreductase, producing MKTYDIVIIGGGPAGLSAAVAARKNGTESILILERDKELGGILNQCIHNGFGLHTFQEELTGPEYAGRFITQVIELGIKYKLHTMVMDISADKVITAINREDGMFQIQAKAVILAMGCRERSRGALNIPGYRPAGIFSAGTAQRLVNIEGYLPGRKVVILGSGDIGLIMARRMTLEGAEVQVVAELMPYSGGLKRNIVQCLDDFGIPLKLSHTVIDIKGKERVEGITLAEVDKSGKPIPGTEEEYECDTLLLSVGLIPENEISRGMGVELNPVTSGPRVNESLETNMEGVFACGNVLHVHDLVDFVSEEAAAAGRNASMYVRRKENAGESYKDAREILLVPEAGVRYTVPSVIRIEHMAKELTVRFRVGGVYKNCYISCYLGKERIIHRKRPVVAPGEMEQIKLTKEQLLGYPYADKITLKIEEE
- a CDS encoding NAD(P)/FAD-dependent oxidoreductase encodes the protein MEKYDVIIIGAGVTGTAVARELSRYQIKTCVLEREEDVCCGTSKANSAIIHAGYDAEPGTLKAKLNVRGNLLIGELAEKLDFPFKRNGSLVLCLDEKDYPNLQKLYEKGITNGVKKLRILNHDEVLEMEPNVSENVYAALYAPTGGIVCPFNMTIAFAENACVNGVEFRFDTEVLNISRISSGTENWKIETTSGTYETKCIINAAGVYADRFHNMVSEKKIHIIPRKGEYCLLDKSAGSHVSHTVFALPGKFGKGVLVTPTVHGNLLIGPTAQDIENKEGTNTTRDGLDQVLIKSSNSVRNIPTRQVITSFAGLRAHEDGDDFIIGETEKDFIDCAGIESPGLSSAPAIGEMVADILKKKYDLKEKVNFVSTRKGIADLNAMSLEERNEYIRRNPAYGNIICRCEMVSEGEIIDAIKRPVGARSLDGVKRRTRAGMGRCQAGFCSPRTMGILARELETPIGKITKCGGDSRIIEGVNKDSFQEGNK
- the glpK gene encoding glycerol kinase GlpK, with protein sequence MNKYIMALDAGTTSNRCILFNEKGEMCSVTQREFHQYFPKPGWVEHDADEIWASMLGVAVEAMNMIGAEACDIAAIGITNQRETAIVWDKNTGDPIYHAIVWQCRRTSEYCDSLKAKGLTDKFRMKTGLVIDAYFSATKVKWILDNVPGAREKAERGDLLFGTVETWLIWKLTKGAVHITDYSNASRTMLFNINTLQWDDEILEELNIPKSMLPTPKPSSCIYGTADPSFLGGPIPIAGAAGDQQSALFGQTCFQPGEAKNTYGTGCFLLMNTGEKPVFSENGLVTTIAWGLDGKVNYALEGSIFVAGAAIQWLRDEMRLIDSAEDSEYMAKKVKDTNGCYVVPAFTGLGAPHWDQYARGTIVGITRGVNKYHIIRATLDSLAYQVNDVLQSMRADSGIQLASLKVDGGASANDFLMQTQADIINAPVNRPRCVETTAMGAAYLAGLAVKYWTSKEEVLQNWTIDKTFIPEITDEARSKRIRGWEKAVKYAYGWARDEEN
- a CDS encoding glycerol-3-phosphate responsive antiterminator, which produces MERIFWEAVEENPIIAAVKNMEDLEKCCSLSDIHVVFILFGDICSIADIVQKVKEAGKIAMIHVDLIGGLSTREIAVEFLKNNTEADGIITTKPALVRKARELSMYTVLRYFLLDSMAYENILSQQHSVHPDFIEVLPGAMPKVIHRLCAEIKVPVIAGGLITDKESVMGALTAGATAVSSTNHKVWNL